One stretch of Akkermansia sp. RCC_12PD DNA includes these proteins:
- the rpoB gene encoding DNA-directed RNA polymerase subunit beta translates to MSKRLYFGNIKEVIEPPNLIEIQLQSYFDFLQQDTPAAARKNIGLQGVLKEIFPIKSYDENIELDFLSYEIEQPKMSDYEAIRAGETYSAALQVTFKLKSDNESKEETVYMGEMPMMTNRGTFVINGAERVIVSQLHRSPGICFESAQHLNGKLLHSFRIIPDRGSWLEVQFDTNDLLYVYLDRRRRRRKFLATTFMRYLGFKTDRDIVSQFYDIRTLPLSEDMTEEDLHNLVAVDTIKDKDLVLAKAFEQLNMGVVRQLLQFGIKEIDVINQNEDDVLIKTLKKDPAHDEESALKEIYKRLRPGDPATAAQARTLLKRLFDDPKKYDLTRVGRYKINQKLGLDTSLDQRLMTAEDFLAALKYLLRLKKGEGMVDDIDHLGSRRVRAVGELMANQCRVGLARTERLVKERMTLIDQNIEGVTPSKLINPKALSAVVRDFFGRSQLSQFMDQINPLAELTHKRRLSALGPGGLNRDRAGFEVRDVHPSHYGRICPIETPEGPNIGLINSMCTYARINEFGFIETPYRKVENGRVTNTIEYVTADQEEGYLIAQANNPLDEQGNFTTSRVTAREKGEFIEVDPADVHYMDVSPKQLVSIAAGLIPFLEHDDANRALMGSNMQRQGVPLMVAESPYVGTGIEGKCARDSRSVVLAEADGIVASASAEVIITTKDGELPVRPEVYLSDPDSVRTDRDNGIYVYPLRKFMRSNAGTCINQRPIVRRGDKIKAGDVLADGPNTDQGELALGRNVLVAYMPWNGYNFEDAIVISEKTVKEDTFTSIHISEFEVQARDTKLGPEEITRDIPNAGDEALKNLDHDGVIRIGAEVKPGDILVGKITPKSETELAPEERLLRAIFGEKAAEVKDTSLRVPSGCTGIVMDVRISSTGSGHHRGDLVVDSAEKKKQFKKINDEHKKKKEQLIDQLTKKLSDILLGEKIPLDVVNEQTGEIIIPANRKITKTLLRKLALVHDHIEIEPSPIRNKILEIITSFEGRFTELDDEREHRLDQMESGDESEPGGLKEVKVYIAAKRKLGVGDKMAGRHGNKGVVAKIVPEQDMPFLADGTPVDIVLNPLGVPSRMNVGQVLEAHLGIAARALGFKVATPVFDGISEETIWNYMSEAKKVDGFTWIGDGKDGTVGGKSILYDGLTGEPFHNPVVVGQTYMLKLNHLVADKIHARAVGPYSLVTQQPLGGKAQYGGQRFGEMEVWALEAYGAAYTLQELLTVKSDDVQGRTRIYESIVKGDNTLEAGTPESFNVLMKEMQSLGLNVRPGSKDEQPSLQLGGTDLAPVDGMTEGFDSDDMAGLADVDFSDLKF, encoded by the coding sequence ATGTCAAAGCGACTCTACTTCGGGAATATCAAGGAAGTCATCGAACCTCCCAACCTTATTGAGATTCAACTGCAATCATACTTCGATTTTCTACAACAGGACACGCCGGCCGCGGCCAGGAAAAACATCGGCTTGCAGGGTGTTCTGAAGGAAATCTTTCCTATCAAGAGCTATGACGAAAACATTGAGCTCGATTTTCTTTCTTATGAAATAGAACAGCCCAAGATGAGCGACTACGAGGCTATCCGCGCCGGGGAAACCTACAGCGCCGCCCTCCAGGTCACCTTCAAGCTCAAATCCGACAACGAATCCAAGGAAGAAACTGTTTACATGGGTGAAATGCCCATGATGACCAACCGCGGCACCTTTGTGATCAATGGCGCCGAGCGCGTCATTGTGTCCCAGCTTCACCGTTCTCCGGGCATCTGCTTTGAAAGCGCCCAGCACCTGAACGGCAAGCTCCTGCATTCCTTCCGCATCATTCCGGACCGCGGTTCCTGGCTGGAAGTCCAGTTTGACACCAACGACCTGCTCTACGTCTATCTTGACCGCCGCCGCCGCCGCCGCAAGTTCCTTGCGACCACGTTCATGCGCTATCTGGGCTTCAAGACCGACCGCGACATCGTCAGCCAGTTTTACGATATCCGCACTCTTCCCCTGAGCGAAGATATGACGGAAGAAGACCTGCACAACCTCGTCGCCGTCGATACGATCAAGGACAAGGATCTGGTTCTTGCCAAAGCCTTCGAACAGCTCAATATGGGCGTGGTACGCCAGTTGCTCCAGTTCGGCATCAAGGAAATCGACGTCATCAACCAGAACGAGGACGACGTGCTGATCAAGACCCTGAAGAAGGATCCCGCCCACGACGAGGAATCCGCCCTCAAGGAAATTTACAAGCGCCTGCGTCCCGGCGACCCCGCTACGGCCGCACAGGCCCGCACGCTTCTGAAGAGACTCTTCGACGATCCCAAGAAGTACGACCTCACCCGCGTGGGCCGTTACAAGATCAATCAGAAACTGGGTCTGGACACCAGCCTGGACCAACGCCTGATGACTGCGGAAGATTTCCTGGCCGCCCTCAAGTATCTCCTGCGCCTCAAGAAGGGCGAAGGGATGGTGGACGACATCGACCACCTGGGCAGCCGCCGCGTGCGCGCCGTGGGCGAACTCATGGCCAACCAGTGCCGCGTGGGCCTCGCCCGGACGGAACGCCTGGTGAAGGAACGCATGACCCTCATCGACCAGAATATTGAAGGCGTCACGCCCAGCAAGCTGATCAACCCGAAGGCGCTGAGCGCCGTCGTACGCGACTTCTTCGGCCGTTCCCAGCTGTCCCAGTTCATGGACCAGATCAACCCCCTCGCGGAACTGACGCACAAGCGCCGCCTTTCCGCCCTGGGACCCGGAGGCCTGAACCGCGACCGCGCCGGCTTTGAAGTGCGAGACGTGCATCCTTCACACTATGGCCGCATCTGCCCGATTGAAACGCCGGAAGGCCCCAATATCGGTCTGATCAACTCCATGTGCACCTACGCCCGCATCAATGAATTCGGATTCATTGAAACGCCCTACCGCAAGGTGGAAAACGGACGGGTCACCAATACCATCGAATACGTCACCGCCGACCAGGAGGAAGGCTACCTCATCGCCCAGGCCAACAACCCGCTGGACGAACAGGGCAACTTCACCACTTCCCGCGTGACCGCCCGTGAAAAGGGCGAGTTCATCGAAGTGGACCCGGCCGACGTGCATTACATGGACGTGTCTCCCAAGCAGCTCGTCTCCATCGCCGCAGGCCTCATTCCCTTCCTGGAACACGACGACGCCAACCGCGCCCTGATGGGCTCCAACATGCAGCGCCAGGGCGTGCCTCTGATGGTGGCGGAATCCCCGTACGTGGGCACCGGCATCGAAGGCAAGTGCGCCCGGGACTCCCGTTCCGTCGTGCTGGCGGAAGCGGACGGCATCGTTGCCTCCGCCTCTGCGGAAGTTATCATCACCACGAAGGACGGCGAATTGCCCGTACGCCCGGAAGTGTACCTGTCCGATCCGGACAGCGTCCGCACCGACCGCGACAACGGCATTTACGTCTATCCCCTGCGCAAGTTCATGCGTTCCAATGCCGGCACCTGCATCAACCAGAGGCCGATCGTGCGCCGCGGGGACAAGATCAAGGCCGGCGACGTGCTGGCGGACGGCCCGAACACGGACCAGGGCGAACTGGCTCTCGGCCGCAACGTACTGGTGGCATATATGCCGTGGAACGGGTACAACTTCGAAGATGCCATCGTCATCTCCGAAAAGACGGTCAAGGAAGATACCTTCACCTCCATCCACATTTCCGAGTTTGAAGTGCAGGCCCGCGACACCAAGCTGGGCCCGGAAGAAATCACCCGCGACATTCCGAACGCCGGGGACGAAGCCCTGAAGAACCTGGACCATGACGGCGTCATCCGCATCGGTGCGGAAGTGAAGCCCGGCGACATCCTCGTCGGCAAGATCACTCCCAAGTCTGAAACGGAACTGGCTCCGGAAGAACGCCTGCTGCGCGCCATCTTCGGTGAAAAGGCGGCGGAAGTGAAGGATACTTCCCTTCGCGTTCCCTCCGGCTGCACCGGCATCGTGATGGACGTACGCATTTCTTCCACAGGTTCCGGCCATCACCGCGGCGACCTTGTGGTGGACAGCGCGGAGAAGAAGAAGCAGTTCAAGAAGATCAACGACGAGCACAAGAAGAAGAAGGAACAGCTTATTGACCAGCTGACCAAGAAGCTGTCCGACATTCTTCTGGGTGAAAAGATCCCGCTTGATGTCGTCAACGAACAGACCGGCGAAATCATCATTCCGGCCAACCGCAAGATCACCAAGACCCTGCTGCGCAAGCTGGCGCTGGTTCACGACCACATCGAAATCGAGCCCAGCCCGATCCGCAACAAGATTCTGGAAATCATCACCTCCTTCGAAGGCCGCTTCACCGAGCTGGACGACGAACGCGAACACAGACTGGACCAGATGGAATCCGGGGACGAATCCGAACCCGGCGGCCTGAAGGAAGTCAAGGTGTACATCGCCGCCAAGCGCAAGCTCGGCGTGGGTGACAAGATGGCCGGCCGCCACGGCAACAAGGGCGTGGTAGCCAAGATCGTTCCCGAACAGGACATGCCCTTCCTCGCGGACGGCACTCCGGTGGACATCGTGCTGAACCCCCTGGGCGTACCTTCCCGAATGAATGTGGGACAGGTGCTTGAAGCCCACCTCGGCATCGCGGCCAGGGCCCTCGGCTTCAAGGTGGCCACTCCGGTGTTCGACGGCATCAGTGAAGAAACCATCTGGAACTATATGTCCGAAGCCAAGAAGGTGGACGGCTTTACCTGGATCGGCGACGGCAAGGACGGCACCGTGGGAGGCAAGAGCATCCTGTACGACGGCCTTACCGGCGAACCCTTCCACAACCCCGTTGTGGTAGGCCAGACCTACATGCTCAAGCTGAACCACCTGGTGGCGGACAAGATCCACGCCCGCGCCGTGGGTCCGTACAGCCTGGTCACGCAGCAGCCCCTGGGCGGCAAGGCCCAGTACGGCGGCCAGCGTTTCGGGGAAATGGAAGTGTGGGCGCTGGAAGCCTATGGCGCCGCCTACACCCTCCAGGAACTCCTCACCGTGAAGTCCGACGACGTGCAGGGCCGCACCCGCATTTACGAATCCATCGTGAAGGGGGACAACACCCTGGAAGCCGGCACTCCGGAATCCTTCAACGTTCTGATGAAGGAAATGCAGTCCCTGGGCCTGAACGTACGCCCCGGCAGCAAGGATGAACAACCTTCCCTGCAGCTCGGCGGTACGGACCTTGCCCCGGTGGACGGCATGACGGAAGGCTTTGACAGCGACGACATGGCCGGACTGGCGGATGTCGATTTCTCCGACCTTAAATTCTAA
- the rpoC gene encoding DNA-directed RNA polymerase subunit beta' has translation MSDTPTIREMHGLSDKPKTFDQVAITVADPDTIRSWSHGEVVNPETINYRTFKPEKGGLFCERIFGPTRDMECACGKYKRIKHKGITCDRCGVEVTNARVRRERMGHIELAVPVSHIWFYKCMPSRIGLMLDLTARHLERVIYYEDYIVVDPGSTPLEKGAILTEEEFRNAEDEYGYDSFEAGMGAEAIQKMLASIDLPSLVADLQEQLDNTNSKQNKRKIAKRLKLAQGFLQSNTRPEWMILNVLPVIPPDLRPLVPLEGGRFATSDLNDLYRRVINRNNRLKTLLSLKTPEVIIRNEKRMLQEAVDALFDNGRHGRAVTGAGNRPLKSLSDMLKGKGGRFRQNLLGKRVDYSGRSVIVIGPELKLNQCGLPKKMALILFEPFIIHRLKELGYVHTVRSAKKLIDRKTPEVWDILEEVTKGHPVMLNRAPTLHRLSIQAFEPVLIEGSAIRLHPLVCNAYNADFDGDQMAVHVPLSVEAQMEARQLMLAPNNIFSPASGKPIATPTQDIILGAYFLTHTRAAEVQNYQDNHQHLPLFESIDEVEYAIAARKIGYHDWIRLHNPDYGKKPSEVVYGDVTKKVIVTTAGRVRFNEIWPRELGYINRNVGKKQMGDIIWRCYQTVGKERTVQTLDALKNLGFKEATRSGCSIGIVDMVVPSQKKTEIEKAYAELDKVTKQYKNGIITDGERYQKVVDIWTQTTDVIQAALYRKLEHNEGSKMASPLFMMVDSGARGNKAQIKQLSGMRGLMAKPSGEIIERPITANFREGLSVLEYFISTHGARKGLADTALKTADSGYMTRKLVDVAQDVIVYADDCGTNNGITVHAIYDGDEEVASLSSRIYGRVSCERIVDPVSGEIIVDINDLINEKQAEQLEKIGIEQLKIRSVLTCELKKGCCAKCYGLNLATGQEVKIGEAVGIIAAQSIGEPGTQLTMRTFHVGGTATTAFKQPIVKAKNDGRVIYTEDLRTVENVDGNFVVLNKNCSVRIENEQGRELESYQPVIGTILYVPNGGSIKKDETLATWDPYNVPVIAEKGGMVEFKDMIVGITVSKETDRETGTSTLVVMEHKQELHPQVVIRDAKTREVLAHHAIPAGANLTVKDGETISAGTMVAKTPRKVAKTKDITGGLPRVAELFEARKPKDACTIARVEGIVRLSSKNTSRGKKVITIETPTGELVDHLVPMNKHVIVHEDDHVHMGDQLTEGPVSPEEILDVCGKERLQEHLVNEVQEVYRLQGVEINDKHVEIIVRQMLRKVVITEPGNTEFLWGDQVDKTTFDRINEQTIAQGGQPAAAKPVLLGITKASLETESFISAASFQDTTRVLTEASTLGKTDTLEGFKENVIMGHLIPAGTGFSRYSKIEVDPAEGAEEIVLAGEDDEMDSIEEVLNDTINFDNER, from the coding sequence ATGTCTGATACCCCTACCATTCGGGAAATGCACGGTCTGAGCGACAAGCCCAAGACCTTTGACCAGGTAGCCATCACCGTGGCTGATCCGGATACCATCCGCAGCTGGTCCCATGGCGAAGTAGTCAACCCGGAAACCATCAATTACCGCACGTTCAAGCCGGAAAAAGGCGGCTTGTTCTGCGAACGCATTTTCGGCCCCACCCGCGACATGGAATGCGCCTGCGGCAAGTACAAGCGCATCAAGCACAAGGGCATCACCTGCGACCGCTGCGGCGTGGAAGTGACCAACGCCCGCGTGCGCCGCGAACGCATGGGCCACATTGAACTGGCCGTTCCGGTGTCCCACATCTGGTTTTACAAGTGCATGCCCAGCCGCATCGGTCTCATGCTGGACCTGACGGCCCGCCATCTCGAACGCGTGATTTACTATGAAGATTACATCGTGGTGGATCCCGGCAGCACTCCCCTGGAAAAGGGCGCCATTCTGACGGAAGAGGAATTCCGCAATGCGGAAGACGAATACGGCTATGACAGCTTTGAAGCCGGCATGGGCGCGGAAGCCATCCAGAAGATGCTTGCCTCCATTGACCTGCCCTCCCTCGTGGCCGACCTCCAGGAACAGCTGGACAACACCAACTCCAAGCAGAACAAGCGCAAGATCGCCAAGCGCCTGAAGCTGGCCCAGGGCTTCCTTCAGTCCAACACGCGCCCGGAATGGATGATCCTGAACGTGCTACCTGTCATCCCGCCGGACCTGCGCCCGCTGGTTCCGCTGGAAGGCGGCCGCTTCGCCACGTCCGACCTGAACGACCTGTACCGCCGCGTCATCAACCGCAACAACCGCTTGAAGACTCTGCTGAGCCTGAAGACTCCGGAAGTCATCATCCGCAATGAAAAGCGCATGCTTCAGGAAGCCGTGGACGCCCTGTTCGACAACGGCCGCCATGGCCGCGCCGTCACGGGAGCCGGCAACCGCCCCCTCAAGTCCCTTTCCGACATGCTGAAAGGCAAGGGCGGCCGTTTCCGCCAGAACCTGCTGGGCAAGCGCGTGGACTACTCCGGCCGTTCCGTGATCGTGATCGGCCCGGAATTGAAGCTCAACCAGTGCGGCCTTCCCAAGAAGATGGCCCTCATCCTGTTTGAACCCTTCATCATCCACCGCCTCAAGGAGCTGGGCTACGTGCACACCGTGCGCTCCGCCAAGAAGCTGATTGACCGCAAGACGCCGGAAGTGTGGGACATTCTGGAAGAAGTCACCAAGGGCCACCCCGTCATGCTCAACCGTGCGCCCACGCTGCACCGCCTTTCCATCCAGGCATTTGAACCGGTCCTGATTGAAGGTTCCGCCATCCGCCTGCACCCGCTTGTCTGTAACGCGTACAACGCGGACTTCGACGGTGACCAGATGGCCGTGCACGTGCCGCTTTCCGTGGAAGCCCAGATGGAAGCCCGCCAACTCATGCTAGCGCCCAACAACATCTTCTCCCCGGCATCCGGCAAGCCTATCGCCACGCCTACGCAGGACATCATCCTTGGCGCGTACTTCCTGACGCACACCCGCGCCGCGGAAGTGCAGAATTACCAGGACAACCACCAGCACCTGCCCCTCTTCGAATCCATCGATGAAGTGGAATACGCCATTGCCGCCCGCAAGATCGGCTACCATGACTGGATTCGCCTCCACAATCCGGATTACGGCAAGAAGCCGTCCGAAGTGGTGTACGGAGACGTAACCAAGAAGGTGATCGTGACTACGGCCGGACGCGTGCGTTTTAATGAAATCTGGCCCCGAGAACTCGGCTACATCAACCGCAACGTGGGCAAGAAGCAGATGGGCGACATCATCTGGCGCTGCTACCAGACGGTGGGCAAGGAACGCACCGTGCAGACCCTGGACGCCCTGAAGAACCTGGGCTTCAAGGAAGCTACCCGTTCCGGCTGCTCCATCGGCATTGTGGACATGGTCGTTCCGTCCCAGAAGAAGACGGAAATCGAAAAGGCCTATGCAGAGCTGGACAAGGTCACCAAGCAGTACAAGAACGGTATCATCACGGACGGCGAACGCTATCAGAAGGTGGTGGATATCTGGACCCAGACTACGGACGTGATCCAGGCGGCCCTGTACCGCAAGCTGGAACACAATGAAGGTTCCAAGATGGCCAGCCCGCTCTTCATGATGGTGGATTCCGGCGCCCGAGGCAACAAGGCTCAGATCAAGCAGCTCTCCGGCATGCGCGGTTTGATGGCCAAGCCCAGCGGTGAAATTATCGAACGCCCCATCACGGCCAACTTCCGTGAAGGCCTCTCCGTGCTGGAATATTTCATTTCCACCCACGGCGCCCGCAAGGGCCTGGCGGACACCGCCTTGAAGACGGCGGACTCCGGCTACATGACCCGCAAGCTCGTGGATGTGGCCCAGGACGTCATCGTTTACGCGGACGACTGCGGTACGAATAACGGCATCACCGTTCACGCCATCTATGACGGCGACGAAGAGGTGGCCTCCCTTTCCTCCCGCATTTACGGCCGCGTTTCCTGCGAGCGTATCGTCGATCCCGTCAGCGGCGAGATCATCGTGGACATCAACGACCTCATCAACGAGAAGCAGGCGGAACAACTGGAAAAGATCGGCATTGAACAGCTGAAGATCCGTTCCGTGCTGACCTGCGAACTCAAGAAGGGCTGCTGCGCCAAATGCTACGGCCTGAACCTGGCTACTGGCCAGGAAGTGAAGATCGGTGAAGCGGTCGGCATCATCGCCGCCCAGTCCATCGGCGAGCCCGGCACCCAGCTGACCATGCGTACGTTCCACGTGGGCGGCACGGCCACTACGGCGTTCAAGCAGCCTATCGTGAAGGCGAAGAACGACGGTCGCGTGATCTACACGGAAGACCTCCGCACGGTGGAAAACGTGGACGGCAACTTTGTGGTTCTGAACAAGAACTGCTCCGTCCGCATTGAAAACGAACAGGGCCGCGAGCTGGAATCCTACCAGCCCGTCATCGGCACCATCCTGTACGTTCCCAACGGCGGCTCCATCAAGAAGGATGAAACCCTCGCCACATGGGACCCGTACAACGTGCCCGTGATCGCTGAAAAGGGCGGGATGGTCGAATTCAAGGATATGATCGTGGGGATCACCGTTTCCAAGGAAACGGACCGTGAAACCGGTACGTCCACCCTCGTCGTGATGGAACACAAGCAGGAACTCCACCCGCAGGTGGTCATCCGCGATGCCAAGACCCGCGAGGTTCTGGCCCACCACGCCATTCCCGCCGGGGCCAACCTGACCGTGAAGGACGGAGAGACCATTTCCGCCGGCACCATGGTGGCCAAGACGCCCCGCAAGGTGGCCAAGACAAAGGACATCACCGGCGGTCTTCCCCGCGTGGCAGAACTGTTTGAAGCCCGCAAGCCCAAGGACGCTTGCACCATCGCACGCGTGGAAGGCATTGTGCGCCTCAGTAGCAAGAACACCTCCCGCGGCAAGAAGGTCATCACCATTGAAACGCCCACGGGCGAACTGGTGGACCATCTGGTGCCGATGAACAAGCACGTGATCGTTCATGAAGACGACCACGTCCACATGGGCGACCAGCTTACGGAAGGCCCCGTTTCTCCGGAAGAAATTCTGGATGTCTGCGGCAAGGAACGCCTCCAGGAGCACCTCGTCAACGAAGTGCAGGAAGTGTACCGCCTCCAGGGTGTGGAGATCAACGACAAGCACGTGGAAATCATCGTGCGGCAGATGCTGCGCAAGGTTGTCATCACGGAACCCGGCAACACCGAGTTCCTGTGGGGCGATCAGGTGGACAAGACCACCTTTGACCGCATCAACGAACAGACGATCGCCCAGGGTGGCCAGCCGGCCGCCGCCAAGCCCGTTCTGCTCGGCATCACGAAGGCCTCCCTGGAAACGGAATCCTTTATCTCCGCCGCGTCCTTCCAGGACACCACGCGCGTTCTGACCGAAGCTTCCACCCTCGGCAAGACCGACACGCTGGAAGGGTTCAAGGAAAACGTCATCATGGGCCACCTCATTCCCGCCGGTACCGGGTTCTCCCGCTACAGCAAGATTGAAGTGGATCCCGCGGAAGGAGCTGAAGAAATCGTGCTCGCCGGCGAAGATGATGAAATGGACTCCATCGAAGAAGTCCTGAACGATACCATCAACTTCGACAACGAACGCTAA
- a CDS encoding PEP-CTERM sorting domain-containing protein (PEP-CTERM proteins occur, often in large numbers, in the proteomes of bacteria that also encode an exosortase, a predicted intramembrane cysteine proteinase. The presence of a PEP-CTERM domain at a protein's C-terminus predicts cleavage within the sorting domain, followed by covalent anchoring to some some component of the (usually Gram-negative) cell surface. Many PEP-CTERM proteins exhibit an unusual sequence composition that includes large numbers of potential glycosylation sites. Expression of one such protein has been shown restore the ability of a bacterium to form floc, a type of biofilm.) has translation MKKILCTICLGMAFLATSVSAATIELMPEISSITGQGYNSAGRLANNNITAADVKAWLGPAGRADGWYTTTGNGDMGWGSASVNTANQTISLPNMPGTAGVCAGLKMTIENIQAYSGLTFSFSLTPPGTGPTYTYSVWYETTDGDLVELCRGSRGNNASQWNVSYDVTDEQLAAMKTNGNGKVYAVIGSSGGTNGNNGIIRDISLEGTLAVPEPTAASLSLLGLAALMLRRRRN, from the coding sequence ATGAAGAAAATATTATGCACCATCTGCCTCGGCATGGCCTTTCTGGCAACCTCCGTTTCGGCGGCTACCATTGAGCTGATGCCGGAAATCTCCTCCATCACCGGCCAGGGCTACAATTCCGCAGGACGTCTTGCCAACAACAATATCACAGCCGCCGACGTCAAGGCATGGCTGGGACCCGCCGGACGCGCGGACGGATGGTACACCACTACCGGAAACGGTGACATGGGCTGGGGCAGCGCTTCCGTCAATACAGCCAACCAGACTATCAGCCTTCCCAACATGCCCGGTACGGCCGGGGTCTGCGCCGGCCTGAAAATGACCATTGAAAATATCCAGGCTTATTCCGGACTCACTTTCAGCTTCAGCCTGACTCCTCCCGGAACGGGCCCCACGTACACTTATTCCGTCTGGTATGAAACCACGGACGGAGACCTGGTGGAACTTTGCAGGGGAAGCAGGGGCAACAACGCCTCCCAGTGGAACGTTTCCTACGATGTGACCGACGAACAGCTTGCGGCCATGAAGACAAACGGCAACGGCAAGGTTTATGCCGTCATCGGCAGTTCGGGGGGCACCAACGGCAACAACGGAATCATCCGCGATATTTCGCTGGAAGGAACACTGGCGGTTCCGGAACCCACCGCGGCTTCCCTGAGCCTTCTGGGACTGGCCGCACTGATGCTGCGCCGCCGCAGGAATTGA
- a CDS encoding GyrI-like domain-containing protein, whose product MPPLDYKKQDRRLYLPSAVPAVVDVPEMQFFMVDGTGNPNAPDGEYSHALELLYTLSYAVRMGGKKGAFPAPDYLEYVVPPLEGLWWNSGQNPSANKNTFRWTSMIRQPGFITAEAFEYARMNAMKKKPHLNVEMARMASFAEGFCVQCLHTGSYDDEPATLARMHVFMEQSGLRPDTSGVRTHHEIYLSAPRKTPAERLKTVLRLPVLKA is encoded by the coding sequence ATGCCCCCTTTGGATTACAAGAAACAGGACAGGCGCCTTTACCTTCCCTCTGCCGTTCCCGCCGTGGTAGACGTGCCGGAAATGCAGTTTTTCATGGTGGACGGCACGGGCAATCCCAATGCTCCGGACGGAGAGTATTCACACGCCCTGGAATTATTGTACACCCTTTCCTACGCCGTCCGGATGGGAGGGAAAAAAGGAGCTTTCCCGGCTCCGGATTATCTGGAATACGTCGTCCCTCCCCTGGAAGGGCTCTGGTGGAATTCGGGGCAAAACCCTTCCGCAAATAAAAATACGTTCCGCTGGACTTCCATGATACGCCAGCCCGGCTTCATCACTGCGGAGGCATTCGAGTACGCTCGGATGAACGCCATGAAGAAAAAGCCCCATTTGAACGTGGAAATGGCGCGCATGGCTTCCTTTGCGGAAGGGTTCTGCGTACAATGCCTGCACACGGGTTCCTATGACGATGAACCAGCCACGCTGGCCCGCATGCATGTTTTCATGGAGCAGTCGGGACTGCGCCCGGATACATCAGGTGTGCGGACACACCATGAAATTTATCTCTCAGCCCCCCGGAAGACGCCTGCGGAACGGCTGAAAACCGTGCTACGCCTTCCGGTGCTGAAAGCGTGA